Proteins encoded within one genomic window of Solenopsis invicta isolate M01_SB chromosome 10, UNIL_Sinv_3.0, whole genome shotgun sequence:
- the LOC105197703 gene encoding NADH dehydrogenase [ubiquinone] 1 alpha subcomplex subunit 13 codes for MSATTEKMQDLPPKGGYNPIQTERMKLKTVLGAKSTIALFLTTSIAGFYAYYLNFKLVRRQQIEMRSARLAILPTLLAERDRAVLKQMRHNRDAEANLMKNVEGWEVGTYYGEPVFFLDEPNQWREPLYSEHFAHADPDLVRERTERYLWT; via the exons ATGAGTGCAACGACGGAGAAGATGCAGGATCTTCCACCGAAGGGTGGCTACAATCCTATCCAAACGGAGAGGATGAAATTAAAGACAGTTCTCGGCG CTAAGAGCACAATCGCACTTTTTCTGACCACCTCAATCGCCGGATTCTACGCCTACTATTTGAACTTTAAATTGGTTAGGCGACAGCAGATCGAGATGAGAAGCGCCCGCCTGGCTATATTGCCAACATTGTTGGCTGAGCGGGACAGAGC CGTCTTAAAACAAATGAGGCATAATCGAGATGCAGAAGCAAACTTGATGAAGAATGTTGAAGGATGGGAAGTCGGAACATATTACGGCGAACCAGTATTCTTCTTGGACGAGCCAAATCAGTGGAGAGAACCATTGTACTCTGAACATTTCGCACACGCTGATCCAGATTTAGTTCGCGAACGTACCGAACGTTATTTGTGGACATAG